The Ferrovibrio sp. MS7 sequence GGCGATACTCGCCCATCAGGAAGGCACCTTCCTTGGTCGAGTATTGCGGCGTCATAGTCAGGTCAGCGCTGTCGTCGATCACGTAGTAATAGGGCGTGCGCACAGCAACGCCGAAATAATTGTTGGTGCTGGCGCTGGGCGACAGGAAGCCGCTCTTGCGCCGCACGGTCGGGTCGGGATGGCTGAAATACGGCGTGTAGAGCACCGGGATGCCGAACATCTCGAGCGTCGCATCCTGATAGGTAATCTGCTGTTCCTGTTCGTCATGCGTAACGCGCTCACCCTTGAGCTGCCACAGCGGCGGCTTCGTCGGGTCGGCGGCGCAGAGCGTGCAGGAGGTGTAGACCGCCTTATTCATCACTGTCTTGTTGCCGCCAGTGCGCGTGGCGGAGGCGGCAGCGGCGCGCGAGTTGTCGGAAAGCAGGATGCCGATGTCGCGGATGAAACCGTTGCGCATGCCGTCGGTGAGTTCGACATAGTCGGCGAACAGCACCGTGCCATCATCCTGCATGATGCTGACATTGCCCGATGCCGTGACCTTGCCGTCGCGCTCGCTGTAGCTCACCGTATCGGCCAGCAGGGTACGGCCTTCCTGCACCAGTTCAACATTGTCACGCGCGGTGACGATGCCGAGATTCTGGTCGTAGCTTAGGCTGCCGGCGGTAAGCAGCACCGGATCGCGGTTGCCGAGCGACATCTGTGCCATGGCCGGTCCGGCCAGCAATGTGGCGGCGAATATGCCGGCGGCGAGCAGGGCGGCGGCGAAAATCGGAGGCTGGGCCATGGTCTCAGCCATCCTCCAGATGGAACAGCATCGAAAGGCCAAGCATCAGGCAGATGCCGGTGGGGGCCCAGGCTGCCAGCACCACGGGCAGGGTGCCGTTGAGGCCGAAGGGCTGTACCAGTTCGATGGTGAAATAAAGCAGGAAGCCGACGCCGACGCCCAGGCCGAGCATGACACCAACGCCACCGCGCCGGGTCAGGCGCAGCGAAAAGCTGGCGGCGATCAGCAGCATGGCGCAGAGCAGGAAGGGCGCCGCCAGCAGGGTCTGGAAATGCAGCCGGTGGCGCAGGGCCGAGAAGCCGGCCTGTTCCAGCGTGGTGATGAAGGATGGCAATTGCCAGAACGGAATCGTGTTCGGCGAGGCAAAGCTGTCCTGGATGCGGTCGAAGGTCAGCGTGGTCGGCACTTCCAGCACCGCGTTGAAACTGCTAGCGCGGTCCGGATAGCTGGTGGTGGCGTTGTGCAATTCCCAGAAGCCATCGCGCAGATAGGCTTCGGTGGCATCGATGCGGCGCACGAACTCGTCCGTACCTTCATAGTAGAACAGGATCACGTCACGCAATTCCACGCCCTGCTGCGCTACGCGCAAAGCATGCACCACGATCTGGCCTTGAGCATCGGCCTCGCGCAGCCACAGGCCGGTATTCGATACCGCCATCATCGAGGCGCGGCCGCGCAGCACGCGGGCCTCGATGGCCTCGTAGCGCGACAGCAGCGCAGCCGCCAACGGGTTGTAGACGGTGATGACGAAGCTGCCGACCAGGATCGCCAGCGCCATCGCGGGCGCCAGGAATTGCCACACCGAAACCCCGGCGGCGCGCGTCACGGTCAGTTCCTGGCTGCGGGTGAGGCGGGTGAGTGCCAGCATGCCGCCGAACAGGGCGGCGAACGGAATCAGCTTGATCGACAGGTTGGGCAGCCGCAGCAGCGACATGGCGAATACGGTATCGACGCCCGCCTCGGGCCGGTTGGCGGAGCGGCGCAGCAATTCGATGGTATCGAAACTGTAGGCCAGCACCACCAGCACGGCGAACACCATGGCGATGGCTGCCAGGTAATGCCGGCCGAGATACAGCGCGAGGGTCCAGGAGATCCGCATCAGGTGGCATCCACCGGCGGCAATGCCGGGGTGCGGCGGCTATCGGGTTCGCGCAGCAGCCATAGCGCGCCGGCCAGGAAACCCAGCGGCGCCAGATAGAGCAGCGGGACCAGCAGCGGCTGGCGCATTGCCGCCTGGGCAACGCCGAGGCTGGCAAGCTGCACCACTATGGCAACGCCGGCGGTGCCGAGCAGGCGCAGGCCCTGGCCGCGGCGATTGAACTGGCCGCCGATCACGCCGGCGATGGCGATCATCATCAGTGCCGGGGTATAGAGCGGTGAGGCGAGGCGGCGGTGGCCCTCCACCATCAGCTTGGTGCGGTTGGCGACATCGTCCAGATCCTTCTCGTTGATCCAGAACAGTTCATGCAGGTAGCGTTCGGAAGGCTCGCGCCAGCCTTCGCCATCCTGCTTGCTGTAGGTCGAGAGATCGAGGCTGTAATTGTCGAAGTAGAGAATGCTCAGGCTGCGGCGGCCCTGTTCCACCTGCTGGCGGTTGCCTTTCGCCATCACCAGGCGCGGCCCCTGCGCGGTGAGTACCAGCATGGCGCGTTCCGCCATCATCGTAACCGGGCGCTGCGCATCGCGGCTGTCATGCACCAGGATGCCGCGCATCTCGCCTTCGGCATTGCGTTCGCGCACATAGACGGTGAGATTGTTCGACAGCGTGTTGAACACGCCTTCCATGATCACCATGCCGGCCAGCGCGGTGCGGAATTCGTATTGCGTGGTGCGCAGCGTGCGGGCGCTTAAAGGCCCGAGGAACAGGCCGATGGTATAAAGCAGCAGCACCAGGCCGCCGGCCAGGATCCAGGCCGGGCGGGTGAGGCTGAGGCGGCTGAAGCCGGAGCCGGAAAGCACCACCAGTTCGGAATCGCCGGCCAGGCGGTTATAGGCATAGAGCGTGGCGCAGAAGGCGGCGATGGGCAGGATGATGGCGGTGACGCCCGGCAGCACCAGCATCGTGAGATAGAAAAATGACCCGATCGAGAGGTTGTTGTTGACGATGCGGTCGATGAAGCGCAACGACTGCGTCAGCCAGATCACCCCGACCAGGGTGAGCGACGCGAACAGCAATGGCCAGGCGACCTGCCGGATGATGTATTGGGTGATGCCCCGCATGGGGCGGGAGTATAGCCATTTCCAGGGGTTATGCCACCCGCCAGGGGCTTTTTCGGGGCTGCTCGGCCGGGCCCTGGCTGCGTTGATCCGGAGGCTTCGGCGCCGCTATAGTGGCGGCTCGACATCGCTTATCCACCCCGGGATGAAATCATGAAAATCGACCTTGCCTCGCTCGCCCGCCCCAAGCAGGGCGCCCTTGTCGTCCTGGCCGCCGATGGCGGCAAGCTGAGTGCTTTCGGCACCAGCCTCGACAAGGCTTTGGGCGGCGCCCTGGGCCGCGCCCTTGCCGGCGCACCGCGCTTCAAGGGCGAGCGTGGCCAGGTGCTGGAAGTGCTGGGGCCGGGCGCCGGGCTTGGCCGGGTGCTGATCGCCGGCCTCGGCAAAGCCGCCGATATCAAGCCCGATGCCCTGGAAGCGGTGGCCGGCGAGGCGGTGCGCCGCCTGGCGCTGACCGGCGAAACCGCGCTGGCCATCGCGGTCGAGTTCCCTTCCGGTGCCAAGGCCGATGCGGCGGAAGCGGCGGCCCGCGCCGCGCTGGGCGCCCGGCTCGGCGGCTATCGTTTCGATAAATACCGCACCACCCGCAAGGACCATGAGAAGCCGTCGCTGAAAACCGTGACCGTGCTGACCGATTCGGTGCCGGCGGCCAAGAAGGCCTATGCCCCGTTGGCGGCGCTGGCCGATGGCGTCACCCTGACCCGTGACCTGGTGAGCGAGCCGGCCAACATCATCTATCCGGAGACGCTCGCCGCCGAATGCCGCAAGCTTTCGAAGCTCGGCGTCAAGGTCGAGGTGCTGGGCGAGAAGGCGATGAAGAAGCTCGGCATGGGCGCGCTGCTTGGCGTCGGCCAGGGTTCCGTGCGCGAATCGCAGCTCGTCGTCATGCAGTGGAACGGCGCCAAGAAGGGCACCAAGCCGGTGGCCTTCGTCGGCAAGGGCGTCTGCTTCGATACCGGCGGCATCTCGATCAAGCCGTCCGCCGGCATGGAGGAGATGAAGTGGGATATGGGCGGTGCCGGCGCGGTGATCGGTGCCATGGCGGCGCTCGCCGGCCGCAAGGCCAAGGCCAATGTGGTCGGCGTGGTCGCGCTGGTGGAAAACATGCCGGATGGCAACGCGCAGCGCCCCGGCGACGTGGTCACCTCGATGTCCGGCCAGACCATCGAAGTGCTGAACACCGATGCCGAAGGCCGCCTGATCCTCTGCGACGCGCTGTGGTATTGCCAGGAGCGTTTCAAGCCGCAATTCATGGTCGATCTCGCCACGCTCACCGGCGCCATCATCATCGCGCTGGGCCATGAGCATGCCGGTCTGTTCTCCAACGACGACAAGCTGGCCGAGCAGCTCACCAAGGCCGGCAAGGAAGAGGGCGAGGCGCTGTGGCGCCTGCCGCTGTCGGATGCCTATGACCGCGCCATCAACTCGCCCATCGCCGATGTGCAGAACATCGCCGGCCCGGGCGCCGGCGCCGGTTCGATCACGGCGGCGCAGTTCCTGCAGCGTTTCGTCAACAAGTACCCTTGGGCGCATCTCGACATCGCCGGCACCGCCTGGAGCAAGGCCGACAAGCCGACCGTGCCGCGCGGCGCCACCGCCTTCGGCGTGCGCCTGCTGAACCGCCTGGTGCAGGACAATTACGAAGGCTGATAATAGGTTTCGTCACCCTCGGGCTTGACCCGAGGGTCTCATTTTCCCTGGTGGCGGAATGAGATTCGCGGGTCAAGCCCGCGAATGACGATGAAGAAGGGAGTGTCCGTGGCCGAGTTGCTCTTCTACCACCTGACGCGCAGGCGCCTGGAGCAGGTGCTGCCCGATCTGCTCGGGCGGTCGCTGCAGCGCGGCTGGCGCGCGGTGGTGAAATGCGGCAACGCCGAGCGCGTCGAGGCACTGGCTGGCGAACTCTGGACCTATGACAAGGCGGCTTTCCTGCCGCATGGCACCAAGCTCGATGGCCATCCCGAACGCCAGCCGATCTGGCTGACGGCGGCGGATGAACGCCCGAATAATGCCGAGGTGCTGTTCCTGGTCGATGGCGCCGACAGCACGTTGCAGGGCGATTTCACCCGCGTCTGCGACCTGTTCGACGGTAACGACGATACAGCCGTGCAGGCGGCGCGCGACCGCTGGAAGCGCGCCAAGGATGCCGGCCACAAGCTGACCTACTGGCAGCAGAATGAAAACGGCTGGGTGAAGGCGGCGGAGGGCTGAGCATGCTGAATGCGCAGCATCATGCCAGGGTGCCGCCGGCTTTGTCGGCGGCCCTGGATGCCGGCGAGAGATTGCTCTGGTGGGGTGTGCCGAAACGAGGTTTCGTTCTGCGGCGTACCGATGGCGTGCTGATCCCCTTCTCATTCCTGTTTCTTGGCATCGCCGTCTTCTGGGAGTGGCAGGTCGTACAGGCCGCGGAGCCGGTTTTCGCCATCTTTGGCATACCGTTCATTCTGGCGGGATTGTACGTCGTTGCCGGCCGTTTCGTTCACGATGCCATGCGGCGGCGCAGGATCGTGTATGGGATCACGGATAAGCGGGTGCTGATAATTGCTCCCCGCAGTCTGGAAAGCATAGAGCTGTCGTCGCTCGACCAAATTCATTTGGAGAAAACGGCGGGCCATGTCGGCTCAGTCGTATTCGGCCCGAAACTGCCCCTTGCCAACGTATTTGCGCAAGATTCATTCTTTCGCACATCACCACGGGATATTCGGCTTTGGACTGGAGAGCCGATACTCCCCACCCTTGAGTTCGTCGCGGAAGCCGAGAAAGTGCTGAATACGGTTCGTGCAGCTAAAGCAGCCGCCCGCTAGGCGTCACGCCGCGTCCTCAGCCTGAGCCGCTTCCAGCTTCGACTGGGCGTCGAGCCAGGCTTCCTCGGCGGCTTCCAGTTTTTTCGCCACATCGCCATGCTGCTTCTGCAACTCGGCCTGCTTGGCCGGGCTCAGCTTGGTGTAGGTGTCCGGGTCGGCCAGCATGGCATCCAGGCGCATCTTCTCGGCGCTGAGCTTGGCCATGGCTTTTTCCGCGTTATGCACGGCGACGCGCAACGGCGCCAGCGCCTGCCGCGCGGCGGCGGCGGCCTTGCGGTCTGCCTTGCGGTCGGCGACGGGGGCGGCAGCCCCACTACCAGTACCGGCGCCGCCCTTCAGCTTCACGCTGGCAGCAGCGCGGCGGCGGTCGGCCAGCAGCTTGGCGTAATCGTCGAGGTCGCCGTCGAAATCCTTCACCGTGCCGTCGCCCACCAGCCAGAAGCGGTCGGCGCAGGCTTCCGCCATGTGGCGGTCATGGCTCACCAGGATCACCGCGCCCTTGAACTCGTTCACCGCCTGCACCAGGGCGTCGCGCGTATCCATGTCGAGATGGTTGGTCGGCTCGTCGAGGATCAGCAGATGCGGTGCATGATGCGTCACCATGGCGAACAGCAGCCGCGCACGCTCGCCGCCCGAGAGCTTGCCGGCCACGGTCTGCGCCTTCTCGCGCACCAAGCCGAAGCTGCCGAGCCGCGTGCGCAACTGCTCGATGGTGGCTTTTTCCATCAGGTCCTGCAGATGCTCCACCGGCGTGCGGTTCTCATCCAGGATGTCGTCCTGATCCTGCGCGAAATAGCCGACCCGCAGCTTGCCCGAACGCTGCAGCTTGCCGGCCTGCGGCTTCAGCGTGCCGGCCAGGATTTTCGCCAGCGTCGACTTGCCGTTGCCATTGGCGCCGAGCATGGCGATGCGGTCTTCCATGTCGATGCGCATATCCAGGTGGCGCAGCACCGGCTTGTCGGCGGTGTAGCCCGCCGTGAGGTTGTCGAGCACGATCAGCGGCGGCGGCAATTCCTCCGGGTCGGGCAGGCGGAAGATCACGTTGGGATCTTCAATCGCCGCCGCGATCGGCTGCATCTTCGCCAGCATCTTCAGGCGGCTCTGCGCCTGGCGCGCCTTGGAAGCCTTGGCGCGGAAGCGGTTGACGAAATCCTCCATATGCTTGCGCTGCTCGGCCTGGCGCGCGGCAAAGGCATTCTGCTGCTCCATGCGGGCGCGGCGCTCGGCCTCGAAGGTGTCGTAATTGCCGCGATAGAGCACCAGCTTGGTGTTGTCGATATGCAGGATATGTTCGATGGCCGAGTTCAGGAAATGCCGGTCATGGCTGATCAGCAGGAAGGTGCGCGGATAGGTTTTCAGATAGCCTTCCAGCCATAGCGAGGCTTCGAGGTCGAGATGGTTGGTCGGCTCGTCCAGCAGCAGCAGGTCGGGCTCGGCGAACAGGCAGCCGGCCAAAGCCACGCGCATGCGCCAGCCGCCCGAGAACGTATCCAGCGGCCGGTTCTGCATCTCTTCATCGAAACCAAGGCCGGCGAGGATCACGGCGGCGCGGGCCGGTGCGGCATGGGCGTCGATCTCGGCCAGCCGCATATGCACGGCGGCGATGCGCTCGGCATCCTCCATGCTGGAGGAATCTTCCAGTTCCTCGGCCTCGATCAGCAGGGCTTCGCGCTCGGTATCGGCGGCCAGCACATAGGCAATCGGCGTCTGCTCGCCGCCCGGCGGCTCCTGCGGCAGCTTGGCAATCTTGCAATCAGCGGGCAGCTCCACGCCGCCGGTTTCGGTCTGCAAATCGCCGGTGATGATCTTGAACAGCGTCGATTTGCCGGTGCCGTTGCGCCCCACCAGGCCGACTTTATGCCCGGCCGGGATCGTGGCCGACACGTGGTCGAGCAGCACACGGCCGGCGATGCGGTAGGTCAGGTCGCGAAATACAAGCATTTCCAGTTACTTAACTGTATGGCCGGGGAGCAGGCCGGGTTTTGCTGAGGAACCGGGACGCTAACCGGGCGGGTTGCGGCTTTCGGGCGGAGCCTCTATATACCCGCCACCGATTTTTAGCCAACACCCACCAAACGGATTTAAGGACCACATCCATGGCCATCGAGCGCACCTTTTCCATCATCAAGCCGGACGCCACCCGCCGCAACCTGACCGGTGCGATCAATGCCGTGATCGAGAAGGCCGGCCTGCGCATCGTGGCGCAGAAGCGCATCCAGATGAGCAAGGCCCAGGCCGAGACCTTCTACGGCGTGCACAAGGCCCGTCCGTTCTTCAATGATCTGGTCAGCTTCATGATCTCCGGGCCGGTCGTCGTGCAGGTGCTGGAAGGCGAGGGCGCCATTGCCAAGTACCGCGAAGTGATGGGCGCCACCAACCCGGCCAATGCCGCGCCGGGCACCATCCGCAAGGAATTCGCCGAGAGCATCGAAGCCAACTCGGTGCATGGCTCGGATGCCCCGGAAACCGCCGCCGTCGAAATCGCCTATTTCTTCTCCGGCCTGGAGATCGTCGGCTAAGCCGAGCACTGCTTTATTCCAGTATCGTCATGGCCGGGCACAGTCCCGGCCATTTCTTTTTCCGGCATGAGACCCTCGGGTCAAGCCCGAGGGTGACGATTATGGGATCGGATTGATCGGCGCCATCGCCCACGCCAACCAGATGGCCGTCTCCACCCGCGATACCGGCCCGTTCGAGGCAGCGGGTGTGCGCGTGATCAACCCGTGGCGGGAATAGGTGGGAGCGCCAGAAGTCACCTCGTCATGCGCGGACTTGATCCGCGCATCTCGTGCCAACCTGGCTAAGATGCCCGGGTCAGGCCCGGGCATGACGTGTGTGTTTCAGCGCAACGCTGCGCACGAAACACCCTATGGCGGCTTATTTTTTCTTATTCCGCCTTATTCCTTCTTATTCCGCCTTATTCTTCCTTATTCCGGCTTATTTCCGCTTACCCGGTATTCGCTGCGCGCCCGATCCCGGTACGCGCGGCGCAGGCCGTCAGCCTGCAATAATGTCGCGCATTCAAGAACATATATGGTACATATCGCGGGTCAAAAGTCAAGCCCGCGCGGTTTTGCGCCGGTTTGTGCAAGACCGGGTGATTGCATTCTGTTAGAATGATTGCAGTGCAAGCATTTTGAGGAAGTGAAATCATGGCCTCGATCACCGTGCGCAATGTGCCGGATGAAATTCACCGCGCGCTGCATGTGCGGGCGGCGCGCAAGGGCGTGAGTGCCGAGGCGGAAATGCGCGCCATCCTGGAGCAGGCTCTGCGGCCCGAGGGCAGCGTCAAGCTCGGCTCGCTGCTGGCGCAGATCGGCCGCGATTTCGGCGGCGATGAGCTGGTAATCCAGCGCGACAAAACGCCGGCTGCACCCCCAGTCTTAGAATGACACGGGCGTTTGAATGATCATCCTGGATACCAACGTCATCTCCGAACCGCTGCGCCAGCAGGCCAGCGCGGGCGTCATCGCCTGGATCGATCGCCAGCCGCTCGAGACATTGTTCCTCACCACGTTCACCGTGGCCGAATTGCGCTTCTGCATTCTCGCCATGCCGGCCGGCAAGCGCCGCGCCGGCATGGCATCGCAGGTCGAGGAGAATGTGCTGCCGCGATTTGCCGGGCGCATCCTGCCCTTCGACATGGCCGCGACATTGTCCTACGCCATCATCATGGCCGGCGCGCGCGCAGCAGGCGGCGCCATCGCAACAACAGACGGCATGATCGCCGCCATCGCCCACGCCAACCAGATGGCCGTCGCCACCCGCGATACCGGCCCGTTCGAGGCTGCCGGCGTGCGGGTGATCAATCCGTGGCGGGAATAGGCAAGAGCGCCGTGTCATGAACGGACTTGTCTTTGCCGTTTGTTTTACGCATAGAGAGAAAAAATTTGCGCCATTACTCGTTCGCCGCAAATCAGCCGTAATTTTATCCGCTACTACAGTGCAGGCGATACATCGGACGAGGCCCGGCCGTGCTGCACAAATGGATTTTGTCTGCCGTTGCGTTACCCGTTAGTGTGTTACTCGTCTCTCCGGAGGCTAAGGCTCTCACAATCGGAGCCGCGGAGTTCACTTGCCCGCTGACCAATGAGAAATTTGTGGCGCAGTCGGTTGCGTCTGGAACCTCGTTTGGAGCCCGCCTGGATTTACGCAGGATTGGGCCCATCGCTTCACCTTGGCCGCTGGTGAAATGTCCTGATTCCGGTTTGCCGCTATTCGAGCGCGATTTCAGCCCAGAAACAGTGGCATATCTGAAGGCGTATACCGCTACCGAGGAATACCGGAAACTCCGCGCGGAACATGCCGATTATTATGTCACGGCGAAGCTGCAATCCGGCCTGGGCTATGCCCCGGACAAAATCATGTTCAGCATTCTGAGTGCGGCCTGGGAGGTCGAAGGCAAGAATGCCGCCTTGGAAAAGATTTATCTGACCGAGGCGCGCGAACATATACTGGCGCTGCTGCAAGCCATGCCGCACAGCGAAGAGAGATGGCCTACATACTATTTTCTCAGTGTCGAGCTATCGCGCCGCCTTGGCATGTTTGACGAAGCCGATAATCGCCTCAAAGCGGAGCGCGCGAGGTTGGCGGGTTCCATTCCGGCTGACTTCATGGAATTGCAAGCGAAGCTGATCGAAACACGGGAGACGAAGCCGGACGCTCCGTACTATCACCGGCAAACCAAGAATTAGGCCGGAGGGTTGGCAATGAGTGTTTTGTTGCCATCCACCCGCAGCCGCCCTTCCGCCAGCAGCTTGAGTGCCTGCGGATAGAGTTTGTGTTCTTCCGCCAGCACCAGGTCGGCGAGCTGCTCGGGCGTCACGCCATCGGGTACGCCTACTTCGGCTTGGCAAATGACCGGGCCTTCGTCCATTTCGGGGACCACGAAATGGACGGAACAGCCGGTGAGGCGCGTGCCGCTTTCGATCACCCGTTCATGCACGCGGGTGCCCTTGAAGGCCGGCAGCAGCGAGGGGTGGATGTTGATCATGCGGCCATGCCAGCCCTCGACGAAGCCGGGCGTGAGCAGGCGCATGAAGCCGGCGAGGCAGACGATTTCGACGCCATGGCGCTTCAGCGCCGCATCGAGTTCGGCATCGAATGCGGCGCGGTCCTTGCCCTTGCTCGGGATCACGAGGGTAGTGATGCCGGCGGCCTGCGCGAGGCTAAGCCCTTCGGCATCGGCGCGGTTCGCAATCACCACGGCGATATGGGCGGGATAGCCGGGCTGCCGGGCGGCCTCGATCAGCGCGGCCATGTTGCTGCCGCGCCCGGAAATCAGGATGCCGACAGCCTTGGTACTGATTGGCTTAGCTCCCGTCTGACTCATCGTCAGTTCCAGGCGCCCGCCATGTTGGTCATTTCGGTATAGGGCTCGGCCTTGGCGTCAGACAGCGCCTCGATGCGGCCGATCTGCGCCACGCTCTCGCCGGCAGCGCTGAGCGCCTGGGCCACCGCCTCGGCCTGATCGGCGGCGACAGCCACCACCAGACCAATGCCGCAATTGAAGGCGCGCGCCATTTCGGTGTCGCTGATCTTGCCTGCCGCCTTCAGCCACTTGAATACCGGCGGCAGAGTCCAGGCGGTGGCATCCACCACCGCCTTGGTGCCATCGGGCAGCACGCGCGGGATATTCTCAGTGAGGCCGCCGCCGGTGATATGCGCCATGGCCTTGATCTGGCCGGAGCGCACCAGCGGCATGCAGCTCTTGATGTAGATGCGGGTCGGCACCATCAGGATATCGGCCAGCGGCTGCGCGGGATTAAAGGGCGCTGGGCTTTCGAAATGCAGGCCGTTATCGGATATGACCTTGCGCACCAGCGAGAAGCCGTTGGAATGCACGCCCGAGGAGGCGATGCCCAGCAGCACGTCGCCGGGCTGCACATTGCTGGGCAGCAGGCGGCCGCGCTCGGCGGCGCCGACGGCGAAGCCGGCGAGGTCGTAATCCTTGGCGGCATACATGCCGGGCATTTCGGCGGTCTCGCCGCCGATCAGGGCGCAGCCGGCCTGGCGGCAGCCCTCGGCGATGCCGGCGACGACGCGCCTGGCGACGTCCACTTCCAGCTTGCCGGTGGCGTAATAGTCGAGGAAGAACAGCGGCTCGGCGCCCTGCACCAGGATGTCGTTCACCACCATGGCGACGAGATCAATGCCGACGCCGTCATGCCGGCCAGTCTCGATGGCGATTTTCAGCTTGGTGCCGACGCCATCGGTGGAGGAAACCAGGATCGGATCCTGGAACCCGGCGGCCTTGAGGTCGAACAGCGCGCCAAAACCGCCCAGCGAGGCATCGGCACCCGTGCGGCGGGTGGAGGCGGCGAGCGGCTTGATCGCATCGACGAGAGCCTCGCCGGCATCGATATCGACCCCGGCGGCTTTATAAAGCGGCGACGTGTTGATGGCGCCCTCACATATCGGCTAGATTTGACGGCGCCACCATAGCCATTTCACCCCCATTTGCAATGCCCCGTATGATCCTCCCCGCCATGCCCTGGCGCACTGCCCTTGCTGCGCTGATGCTCGCGGTTTTCCCGGCTTTTTGCCCGGTGCAAACCGCCCTGGCGCAAGGCGTGCCCCAAGCCCAGCCAGTGCCCCAGCCCGGCACTGCCCCGGCCTCGGTTTTCGTCGTCAGCGGCGTTGCCGTGGATGCCTCCGCCGATAGCAGCGCCGCCGCCCGGCCGGTTGCCCTGGCGCAAGGCCAGCGCCGCGCCTTCACCCAGCTGCTGCAGCGCCTGACCCTGATCGAAGACCGTGGCCGCCTGCCGCAGCCGACCGAGGCGCTGCTGAACGACACCATCGCCGGTTTCGAGATCGACGAGGAGCGCACCTCGGCCACCCGTTATCTGGGCCGCATCACGGTGCGGTTCCGGCCCGAGGCGGTGCGCCAGTTGCTGCAGAACCAGCGGCTTGGCTATGCCGAGGTGCAGAGCCGTCCGATCCTGCTGCTGCCGGTATGGCAGACGGCGGAAGGCGCGAAGCTGTGGGAGGCCGACAATCCCTGGCGCGATGCCTGGAAGCGGCGGGCCGAGCCCGATGGCCTGGTGCCGTTCATGATCGCCGAGGCCAGCACGGCGCCAGAAGCCTTGCCGATCGACCGCTTGCTGGTGGATAGCGCGCAACTCAGCTTGCTGGCCCGCCAGCGCAATGCCGGCGAGACCCTGGTGGTGGCGGCCAGCCCGGTTTCGCCCGAAGGCGCCGGCGCGCGGGTGGAAATCTTCCCGTATTTCGATGCCGACGAAGCCAGCGACCACCGGCTGGAGCCTTTCGTCGCTCAAGGGGCGACGATGGAGGAGGCGCTGGCAAGCGCTGCCAGCGAACTCGCCCGCCGGGTCGAGAACCGCTGGAAGCGCGCCACGCGGCTGGATCTCGACAAGCCCGGCCAGATCAGTGTTGCCGCCGGCTTCAAGAGCCTGGCCGACTGGGTGAAGCTGCGCGACAAACTTGCCGAAGTGCCGTCGATCCGCCGCCTTGAGGTGCTGCGCCTGACCCATCGCGATGCCCAGGTGCAGCTCGGCTTTTTTGGCGAGCCGCAGCAGCTCAGCGTCGCCCTGGCGCAGAAGGATGTGGAATTGCGCCAGCGCGACGGCTTCTGGGAACTCGGCCTGCGGGGAACATGGAAGCCATGACGCGGCAGCAGCATATCGCCATCTGGGCGCTGATCATCTCCGGCTTCCTGCTGGTGCTGATGGCGCTGAGTTCGGTGCTGCTGCCTTTCGTCGCCGCCATGGCGGTAGCCTATCTGCTCGATCCGGTGGCCGACCGCCTGGAAACCAAGGGTATCAGCCGCACGGTGGCGACGGCGCTGATTACGGCGGTGTTCTTCATGGTGCTGCTGATCGTGGTGCTGGCGCTGGTGCCGGTGCTGCTGAGCCAGCTCAATGGCTTCCTCAGCCGCCTGCCGGGCTATGTCGAGAGTTTCCGCGACAACCTGTTGCCGAACCTGATGGAACTGGCGCAGCAATACGGCATCCCGCTGAAGCTGGATGTGAAAACCGCCATCGGCCAGCATGCCGGCGAAGCCGCCAGCGTGCTCGGCAAGCTGGTGGCCGGTGTGCTCGGCGGTGGCCAGGCGG is a genomic window containing:
- a CDS encoding DUF2066 domain-containing protein: MILPAMPWRTALAALMLAVFPAFCPVQTALAQGVPQAQPVPQPGTAPASVFVVSGVAVDASADSSAAARPVALAQGQRRAFTQLLQRLTLIEDRGRLPQPTEALLNDTIAGFEIDEERTSATRYLGRITVRFRPEAVRQLLQNQRLGYAEVQSRPILLLPVWQTAEGAKLWEADNPWRDAWKRRAEPDGLVPFMIAEASTAPEALPIDRLLVDSAQLSLLARQRNAGETLVVAASPVSPEGAGARVEIFPYFDADEASDHRLEPFVAQGATMEEALASAASELARRVENRWKRATRLDLDKPGQISVAAGFKSLADWVKLRDKLAEVPSIRRLEVLRLTHRDAQVQLGFFGEPQQLSVALAQKDVELRQRDGFWELGLRGTWKP